The window CGCACGCTCCTGCGCGTACTCACGAAGCAGATCATGGAACCGGTACCGGCCCGCCGTCGGGGCTTCGATCAGATGCGCCGCGGCCAGCGCACCGAGCAGCCGCCGGGCCTGCGACAGCGATACGTCAAGAAGAGCCGCCGCGGCCTCGACCGTGAACTCCGCCCCCGGGAACAGGCCGAGCAGCCGGAACAGCCGGCGCGCACCGGGTGCCAGGACGCGATACGACACCGAAAAGGCCGTACGCAAGGGAGAACTGGCGTCACCGTCCGGCTCCAGTGCCTCCAGCCTGTTGCCCTCGGTCATCTCGGCGACGAGGTCAGCCGTCCGCAGGGCCGGATCGCCCGCGAGCCTGGCAGCGGCCACGCGCAGGGCCAGCGGAAGACTGCCGCACAGCCGGATCAGCTCGCTTACGGCGATGTCGTCGGCGTCGACCCGGTCCGCACCGAGGGCCCGGCTCAGCAGTGCGCGGGCCTCGTCCGGCTGAAGAAGGTCCAGGCGTAGGGCGTGGGCCCCGTCGCGGGCGATGAGGTCGCCGAGGCGGTTGCGGCTGGTGACGACGACGCAGCAGGTCGCGCTGCCCGGGAGCAGCGGACGTACCTGCTCGGCCGACGCCGCATTGTCCAGCAGGACGAGCATGCGCCGGTCCGCCAGCAGGGTCCGGAACACACGGCCCTGAGCCTCGTGGTTCGCGGGGATCTCCGACGCCGCGAGTCCCAGGCTGCGCAGCAGCAGTTCAAGGGCCTCGCCGGGTTCGAGGGGGCTGCGGTCGTGGTCGAAGCCGTGCAGGTTGATGTAGAGCTGGCCATCTGGGAAACGGTCGCGTACCTGATGTGCCCAGTGCACGGCCAGCGCGGTCTTGCCGATGCCGGCGGCGCCGCCGATGGCGGAGATGACCACGGTGCCCGCCGGTCCCTGCTCCCGCTCGGATGGAAGCAGCCGGTGGAGTCTGGCGAGTTCGTCGGTACGGCCGGCGAACCCTGCGGCGTCATGGGGCAGTTCGGCAGGTGCGGCCGAAGTGGTCGCATTGCTTTCGCGCGGCTTGGGGGGAGGAGCCGGAGGAGGCGGAGGGGGGAGGAGGTAGGTGTCGTCCTGGCGCAGCACCGCTTCGTGCACTCGGCGGAGTTCCTCACGGGGACTGGTTCCGAGTTCGTCGCGAAGTCGTCGGCGCATCTCCTCATAGACCTGGAGCGCTTCCGCCGGACGTCCACAGCCGTACAGGGCCCGCATGCGCAGGGCCACCAGGGACTCGTCGTAGAGGTCAGCCGCCGAGGGCGCCGACAGGCCGTCGAAGTCGTCGAGGGCGTCGCCGAACCGCCGTAGTAGAAGAAGGCACTTGAGCCGCTCCTGCCGGAGCATCCGCCGACGCTCCAGCAACCGCCGCCGCTCGCCCTGCGCGAACGGCCCCGTCAGGTTGGCCAGGGGCTCTCCCCGGAACAGTGCGACGGCCGCGGCGAATTGGTCGGTCGCGGTGGCCAGGTCGCCGGATGCCAGGGTGTGCAGCGCCTCGTCGGCCCGCTCGGCCAGGTCCGCCGTGTCGAGCCGGACGCCCTCGGCGACGAAGCGGTACCAGCCCTTGCCGCTGCGGATCACCGACTCCGTGGGCTGGGTGCCTTCCGGATCCAGGGCCCTGCGCAGCGAGTTGACGTGAGTGGGCAGCACCTTGCGACCGCCCGCCGGCGGCTCCGAACCCCACACCGAGTCGAGCAGTTGGTCATGGCTGACCACGGCCCCTTGGCGGAGCAGCAACGCGGCCAGCACGGCCTGGCGCTTGACGGGCCCCAGATCCAGTGGAGCCCCGCCCCGCCGTGCCCGTAACGGTCCGAGCACCTCGAACCGCAGCAGCCCTGGAGATCCGCCGTCCACCTGAAGCCTCCGCCTGCGCACATCATCGGAAATTCATCGTCATTGCAGCACCTCTGGCCATGGTGAGGGACATGACATCGCACAACCCGCACAACTGAAGGGGGTCCCGTGACCGAAGTGGAGTTGGTCGCCGTCGCGCTGGCCACAGGGGCGGCGCCCGGGCTCACGGATTCCGCACGCGGAGCCATCCACGACCTGTACACCGTGCTCAGAGAGGCGGTCCGCCGACGGCTGCGCGGGGCCGGCGGCGGCAACGGTGTGGGCGGCTACGCCGTACGCGTACTGGACGCGTACGAGACGGACCCCGATGTGTGGCGCACCCGGCTGATCCACGTCCTGACGGGCTCCGGCGTGGAAACGGACGAGGAAATCCTCGCGGCGGCCCGCGCCGTACTCCGCGCCGAGCGTCGGACGGGGCGTCTGGTTCGTCCTTGACCAAGCCGCCCGTCGCGCCGACTGCTGCCGCGCCCGACTCGACCGCCTCGCGATCGAGGAGGACTTCGATGGTGCGCAGGCTGGGCACGCAGACCTGGGGTTCCGATGAGCCCGGCGGTCACCTGAGGGAACCTTCTCCTGGGCCACCTCGCCCGGAGGCGTCCGCTGCGCCCAAGGCTGCGGCCGAATGCGCGAGTGTCAGAGGAAAACTCTTCCTTCTCCGCTGTAACGCATCGCCCTTGCCGGACACAGACACGACGGAGGGGATGTGAACACCGAAACTGACGAGCAGCACTTCACGGACCTGTACCAGCGGCACTACGGCAGCATCGAGGCCTACGTGCGGCGGCGGGTTCATCCAGACGCCGTGCGCGACGTGGTGGCCGATGTGTTCCTGACCGCCTGGCGCAGGATCGAGGAGGTTCCCGGATCCCTCGACGCACTTCCCTGGCTCTACGGCGTGGCACGGCGGACACTGGCCAACTCCCGTCGCTCAGAGGCACGGCGGCAGAACCTGGTCCAGGTTCTCGCCGGTCAGCCGACAGGCACGGTCACCGATCACGCGGACACGGTGTCCGAACAGCTGGCGCTGGCGGCGGCGTTCGACGGCCTGAGCCACGCCGACCAGGAGGTGCTCCGGTTGGCCCTGTGGGAACAACTGCCGCCTGATCAGGCGGCGAAGGTGCTCGGATGCCGAGTCGCCACCTTTCGGGTGCGCCTCCACCGCGCTCGAAAGCGCCTGCTGCGAGGTGCGGCCGACGTCCCCGAACACGAGTCGAATGCACGAAGCGCCCCCGGACTGGGAGCGATGCCGATGAATTGGAGTGGTTCCGATGCGTGACCTGGAAGAGAACTTTCGAGCCCTCGACCCGGTCATGAGGACGGCGGACACCGTGTCCGCACCGGAGCGGGAAGCCGACTTGGCGAGGATCCTGAGGTCACCCCGTCAGGTGTCGCGGGCGGCGGCGTCCTCCCGCGTGCTGTCGCGCCGGTGGGCACTGACGAGTGTGGCGGTGGCCGTGGCTGCGGCGGGCGCCCTTGTGATGACGAACGTCCTCGGTACCACTGCACAGCCGGCGTACGCGGTTACGCCTGCTCCCCTCGCCTACGACAGGGGAGCGGAGTCGGCGACGGACGTGCTGGAGAAGATCGCGAGTCGGGTCGAGAAACTACGTGAGCAGTCTTCGGACGCTCGTAGCGATGAGCACTTCATTCAGGAGAGCTGGTCACTGGCCACCCGGGTGGACGGTCAGCAAGTGACGTCCGCCGTCATTCCCGAGCACCGTGAGACATGGAAGCAGCCGGACGGTTCGATGAAGTGGACCGTACGCACAGAGAAGCCCGGTTTCCAGTCGAGCGAGCAGCGCAAGGCGTGGGAGGAGGCGGGAGCGGTTGGCGAGGAGCCGGAGACGTGGTCGGACTCCTCCGGCCCGGCCGACCCGGCTGACCCGGTCAACCAGGAGCCGCCGACCGATCCGGAGGGCATGGCAAGCTGGCTCCGTCTGGGGCACGAGACGTCGGGAGCCGGCCAACTCTTCAGCTCCGTGTCGGAGAGGAATCTGACCCACTCCTTCACACCTGGACAGCGCGCCGCCTTGCTTCGTGCTCTGAAGCAGGCCCCGGGAATCGAGTACCGAGGCGAGGTGAAAGACCGCGCAGGGCGTGCCGGAGCAGCTTTTTCGGTGAATTCCGAATACGGCGGTCTGCCCACCCGCTACTCGCTGGTGTTCGACGAGGCATCGGGAGATCTGCTGTCTTACGAGGAGGAGCTCACGGGATCTGCCGGGAAGCTGAATGTCAGGACTCCCGCCGTGATCGCGTACGTGACCTACCTGGTCCACGGGCAGGAATGAACACAGAGGTGGGGCCGGTGGAATTTCCCCGGCCCCACCCGATGTGGACTTTTTGGCAGCCTAGGTGGCGGTGAAGAAGTCCGCCTTGTTGTTCAGGCTGGTGGCCACTCCTGTCGAGCTGCTGTGCGCGTTTTCGGTCCACAAGCGGCACACGCCATTCGAGCAGGCGTTGTTGTAGTTGTAGACACGCACGGTGAGCCCGCCACCGTTCACCCACGAGGTTGTCTTGTCCCGGAAGTCATACGGGTTGAAGTCGACGCGCTTGCTGTGCGTCGCGTTCCACTGCAGACGGCGGCCTCCGTAGTTGGTGCC of the Streptomyces sp. T12 genome contains:
- a CDS encoding BTAD domain-containing putative transcriptional regulator, whose protein sequence is MDGGSPGLLRFEVLGPLRARRGGAPLDLGPVKRQAVLAALLLRQGAVVSHDQLLDSVWGSEPPAGGRKVLPTHVNSLRRALDPEGTQPTESVIRSGKGWYRFVAEGVRLDTADLAERADEALHTLASGDLATATDQFAAAVALFRGEPLANLTGPFAQGERRRLLERRRMLRQERLKCLLLLRRFGDALDDFDGLSAPSAADLYDESLVALRMRALYGCGRPAEALQVYEEMRRRLRDELGTSPREELRRVHEAVLRQDDTYLLPPPPPPAPPPKPRESNATTSAAPAELPHDAAGFAGRTDELARLHRLLPSEREQGPAGTVVISAIGGAAGIGKTALAVHWAHQVRDRFPDGQLYINLHGFDHDRSPLEPGEALELLLRSLGLAASEIPANHEAQGRVFRTLLADRRMLVLLDNAASAEQVRPLLPGSATCCVVVTSRNRLGDLIARDGAHALRLDLLQPDEARALLSRALGADRVDADDIAVSELIRLCGSLPLALRVAAARLAGDPALRTADLVAEMTEGNRLEALEPDGDASSPLRTAFSVSYRVLAPGARRLFRLLGLFPGAEFTVEAAAALLDVSLSQARRLLGALAAAHLIEAPTAGRYRFHDLLREYAQERAQVEETVADRDAALKRVLLRYLHTTRAAAGTWHFPELPGDLASGDQAGSLSATEAGRWLEAERANLLAVINHAAHYGPRPVAWHLVSALFGYFWLHLPRATWQALARTALDAAVAEGDLFGQAAMHHSLAVIQWDWGHVREAAGHNARELDISRELDWRTGKAGALGVGGFLEWSMARLDRAHESLTAGLLITSETGNRYLEAFGLNGLGMVSRDLGRLRDAADHLELVIRRNAGISWWDDSMALQILGWVYWELGRLSDGLHVLRPKVATDDRGGYRNGRAMMLDAVAKINVELGHHDEALAQTDRALAMVRDLGRPWIQSSILNTVAAAHRRLAHFDRALDADTQALALAQKARFRRAEADSVLGLSLTHQRLGHRDEARSHAEQALSLAREYGFGVVEGQALTVLCRTAEAGSADAAAAAVALGREALAVHRETGHRLGEARTLMALARAHRKTDPAAAEPMKRQARDIFSDVGVPETEYEDLDR
- a CDS encoding RNA polymerase sigma factor — protein: MNTETDEQHFTDLYQRHYGSIEAYVRRRVHPDAVRDVVADVFLTAWRRIEEVPGSLDALPWLYGVARRTLANSRRSEARRQNLVQVLAGQPTGTVTDHADTVSEQLALAAAFDGLSHADQEVLRLALWEQLPPDQAAKVLGCRVATFRVRLHRARKRLLRGAADVPEHESNARSAPGLGAMPMNWSGSDA
- a CDS encoding CU044_5270 family protein, which translates into the protein MRTADTVSAPEREADLARILRSPRQVSRAAASSRVLSRRWALTSVAVAVAAAGALVMTNVLGTTAQPAYAVTPAPLAYDRGAESATDVLEKIASRVEKLREQSSDARSDEHFIQESWSLATRVDGQQVTSAVIPEHRETWKQPDGSMKWTVRTEKPGFQSSEQRKAWEEAGAVGEEPETWSDSSGPADPADPVNQEPPTDPEGMASWLRLGHETSGAGQLFSSVSERNLTHSFTPGQRAALLRALKQAPGIEYRGEVKDRAGRAGAAFSVNSEYGGLPTRYSLVFDEASGDLLSYEEELTGSAGKLNVRTPAVIAYVTYLVHGQE